From a single Paenibacillus sp. FSL W8-0426 genomic region:
- a CDS encoding MGMT family protein, protein MTPFTKQVVAMIAAIPEGKVMTYGQIAALAGSPRAARQVVRILHSMSRKERLPWHRVVNAKGAISIPDEHSRMMQETELISEGVEFQLDGTIDLQRFGHDPGPDFLLEPPLDEE, encoded by the coding sequence GTGACACCGTTCACCAAACAAGTCGTCGCCATGATCGCCGCCATTCCCGAGGGCAAAGTCATGACTTACGGGCAGATTGCCGCTCTTGCGGGAAGCCCGCGAGCCGCCAGACAAGTGGTACGCATTCTCCACTCCATGAGCCGTAAAGAGCGATTGCCTTGGCATCGCGTCGTAAACGCCAAAGGCGCCATCTCCATCCCCGATGAGCACTCCCGTATGATGCAGGAAACGGAGCTCATCAGCGAGGGCGTAGAGTTTCAACTGGATGGCACGATTGATCTTCAACGCTTCGGCCATGATCCGGGTCCCGATTTTCTGCTGGAACCTCCCCTCGATGAAGAATAA
- a CDS encoding DHA2 family efflux MFS transporter permease subunit → MSTTTAAAPSSAMDSIKKGPIVAALLIGAFVAFLNQTLMNVALPKIMEDLAIGANTAQWLTTGYMLVNGVLIPVTAYLIAKFSTRQIFITAMLLFTIGTLICGISPNFAILMVGRVIQAGGAGILMPLMTVVFLTIFPIEKRGQAMGTMGIAMILAPAIGPTLSGYIVEHYSWRLLFYIILPFSIIATAIGIAFVKNVTRQSKPKLDYPGVILSTVGFGSLLYGFSDAGTDGWGSTVVITCLVVGAVALVLFVIRQLMTDHPLLEFRIFKYNMYTLTTIINMLVTMAMFAGMILLPIFLQNIRQFTPIESGLLMMPGAILMGIMSPITGRIFDKVGARWLSVAGLAVTAVTTWGLSRLAIDTSYGYMMFIYTARMFGMSMLMMPIQTAGLNQLPQRLNAHGTAMSNTLRTVAGAIGTAILVTIMSSKLKSHLADTMAANHISPTDQAAMLNATADATIYGVNYAFTVATWMTVAAMLLAFFIRKTKPAVENEASTEPKKSSATA, encoded by the coding sequence ATGAGTACAACAACTGCAGCTGCTCCATCATCAGCGATGGACAGCATCAAGAAGGGACCGATTGTTGCCGCGCTATTGATCGGAGCATTCGTGGCCTTTTTGAACCAAACATTGATGAACGTGGCTCTTCCGAAGATCATGGAAGACCTGGCGATTGGAGCCAACACGGCCCAATGGCTGACAACGGGCTACATGCTCGTCAATGGTGTTTTGATTCCGGTAACCGCATATTTGATTGCAAAATTTTCCACGCGCCAAATTTTTATTACCGCCATGCTATTATTTACCATTGGTACGCTGATCTGCGGAATTAGTCCCAACTTTGCCATTCTGATGGTTGGACGGGTTATTCAGGCAGGCGGCGCGGGTATTCTGATGCCTCTGATGACGGTTGTATTTTTGACCATCTTCCCGATCGAGAAACGCGGTCAGGCCATGGGTACGATGGGGATCGCGATGATCTTGGCTCCGGCCATTGGACCAACATTGTCGGGTTATATCGTCGAGCACTATTCCTGGAGATTGCTGTTTTATATCATCTTGCCATTCTCCATTATTGCAACAGCGATTGGTATCGCTTTTGTCAAAAACGTAACGCGCCAATCCAAACCGAAACTGGACTATCCGGGCGTTATTTTGTCCACAGTGGGATTTGGCAGCTTGCTCTACGGATTCAGTGACGCAGGTACAGACGGATGGGGCAGTACGGTCGTTATCACTTGCCTTGTTGTGGGCGCCGTCGCTCTGGTCCTGTTCGTCATTCGCCAGCTGATGACTGATCATCCGCTGCTTGAGTTCCGCATTTTCAAATACAATATGTACACATTGACCACGATCATCAACATGCTGGTGACGATGGCGATGTTCGCGGGTATGATCCTGCTTCCGATCTTTCTGCAAAATATTCGCCAGTTCACGCCGATCGAATCCGGCTTGCTGATGATGCCGGGTGCCATTTTGATGGGGATTATGTCCCCGATTACCGGACGGATCTTCGATAAAGTGGGTGCGCGCTGGTTGTCCGTTGCCGGACTCGCCGTAACGGCGGTCACAACCTGGGGTCTGAGCAGACTTGCGATCGACACATCTTACGGATACATGATGTTTATTTACACAGCGCGTATGTTCGGGATGTCCATGCTGATGATGCCGATTCAGACAGCCGGTCTGAACCAGCTTCCGCAGCGCCTGAACGCGCACGGTACGGCGATGTCGAATACGCTCCGGACGGTTGCCGGTGCAATCGGTACGGCCATTCTCGTTACGATTATGAGCAGCAAACTCAAATCCCATCTGGCTGATACGATGGCAGCGAACCATATTTCGCCGACGGATCAGGCAGCCATGTTGAATGCGACGGCAGACGCTACGATTTATGGCGTTAACTATGCCTTTACGGTAGCTACGTGGATGACGGTAGCGGCAATGCTGCTGGCTTTCTTCATCCGCAAAACCAAACCAGCCGTAGAGAACGAAGCAAGTACGGAACCGAAAAAATCCAGTGCAACAGCGTAA
- a CDS encoding MarR family winged helix-turn-helix transcriptional regulator — protein MKQLSDTQDTYEVFYIINSFRQVNQMLFREFWNENKEIELTSIQFMVLSILKERPSIGNNDVAELCHVGSSSMSAVVERLVKGGYIVRTRSDSDRRSVVLQMTDKGERAQKETHRLWMERVSPILDIPKEDLDHLLRIHNLMIEKLQGREMNNE, from the coding sequence GTGAAACAATTGTCAGATACACAGGACACATATGAAGTTTTCTACATCATCAATTCGTTTCGACAGGTTAATCAAATGCTGTTTCGAGAATTCTGGAATGAAAACAAAGAAATTGAATTGACCTCGATCCAATTCATGGTGTTATCCATTTTGAAGGAGCGCCCTTCGATCGGCAACAACGACGTGGCCGAATTGTGCCATGTCGGCAGCAGTTCGATGAGCGCCGTCGTAGAACGTTTGGTCAAAGGCGGATACATCGTTCGCACCCGTTCCGACTCCGACCGCCGCTCCGTTGTGCTGCAGATGACGGACAAAGGGGAACGCGCACAAAAGGAAACGCATCGGCTGTGGATGGAAAGAGTGTCTCCGATTTTGGACATTCCCAAAGAAGATTTGGACCACCTGCTTCGGATTCATAATCTGATGATTGAAAAGCTACAAGGAAGAGAGATGAACAACGAATGA
- a CDS encoding MarR family transcriptional regulator, translating into MYYSDFTKCWSRLTKDYKLHMDQELAPSLTEAQLTALEVLDDHGRMKPSDLIPFLATTPAAVTMLLDRMEKNGLIHRERDDQDRRIVWVSLSEKGRIETQRGLAIRNEFMNSVLSNISMHNQQLLVYLLGKMTAPKNKEHALSTS; encoded by the coding sequence ATGTATTATTCCGATTTCACCAAATGCTGGTCGAGGCTGACCAAGGATTACAAACTTCACATGGACCAGGAGCTGGCCCCTTCCTTAACGGAAGCACAATTGACTGCACTCGAGGTACTTGATGATCATGGGCGCATGAAACCATCCGACCTGATTCCATTTTTGGCGACGACCCCTGCAGCGGTTACAATGCTGCTTGACCGAATGGAAAAGAACGGATTGATCCATAGGGAGCGCGACGATCAGGATCGCAGAATCGTTTGGGTGTCCCTGTCCGAAAAAGGCAGGATCGAAACACAGCGCGGGCTCGCCATCCGCAATGAATTCATGAACTCTGTGCTCAGCAACATTTCGATGCATAATCAGCAGCTGCTGGTATATTTGCTGGGAAAAATGACTGCCCCCAAAAATAAGGAGCATGCCTTATCCACTTCATAA
- the gyrA gene encoding DNA gyrase subunit A, protein MSLSEQFLPAFLEEVVGDRFGRYSKYIIQDRAIPDVRDGLKPVQRRILYAMYDSGNTPDKPYRKSAKTVGDVMGNYHPHGDSSIYEGMVRMAQPWKMGHVLVDGHGNWGSQDDDPAAAMRYTEARLSPIAMEMLRDIEKRTVLFKDNFDNTAKEPVVLPSRYPNLLVNGVSGISSGFATEIPTHNLREVIDACLAVMEKPSIGLEEIMMFLKGPDFPTGGLIMGGEGIMDAYRTGRGRIYIRSKTDIENMRGGKQQIVITEIPYQVVKSRLVTSMENIRLEKKVEGIAEVRDESGREGLRIVVELKKDADAQGILAYLLKKTDLQVTYNFNMVAIVNKAPQQLGLKAMLEAYIAHQREVVTYRTRFELEKAEDRAHVLEGLVKALNILDEVIAAIKASKNRQDAQNNLMWMFGFTERQADSILTLQLYRLTNLEITSLEKELADLMKKIAQLRGILESDRKLIGVIRKELLEIREKYGIDRRSAIQGEVEELKVNLEVLVNAEDVFVSLSKEGYIKRTGMQSFTRSGGERSGSGVKEGDYIAQLLEVNTLDNLLVFTQKGQYFLLPVHQVPEFKWKDPGTAIVNVIPLGKDDRITNVLQIKSFDEPNHSLVFVTRKGQVKRTELKEYVTKRSGAVAACKVGKDDEVLSVHLSTGDKDILLITKEAMAIRFREDEVNAMGRVSGGVRGIQLKDTDEVVTALWVEGEEGEIAVLSDLGYGKRSLLLDYALQSRGGKGVATFEFKEGKRVKPNGSRIAGAFYCREERKVNVMTKEGQVFTLSSESMPIQERKHIGKLLVHVDKKDEVVELLKDLDETNSHDVSS, encoded by the coding sequence ATGAGTCTATCAGAGCAGTTTTTGCCGGCCTTTCTGGAAGAGGTCGTAGGTGACCGTTTCGGTCGCTATTCCAAATATATTATCCAGGATCGCGCCATCCCGGATGTGCGCGATGGTCTGAAGCCGGTTCAGCGGCGGATTTTGTACGCCATGTACGATTCGGGCAACACACCGGACAAACCCTATCGCAAATCGGCGAAAACGGTCGGGGACGTGATGGGGAATTACCATCCCCATGGAGACTCTTCGATCTATGAGGGTATGGTACGGATGGCGCAGCCTTGGAAAATGGGCCATGTATTGGTGGACGGCCACGGCAACTGGGGCTCCCAGGATGATGACCCGGCAGCGGCGATGCGTTATACGGAAGCCCGGTTGTCGCCGATTGCAATGGAAATGCTGCGCGATATCGAGAAACGGACGGTGCTGTTCAAGGACAATTTCGATAATACGGCCAAAGAACCGGTTGTACTGCCATCCCGATATCCCAATTTGCTCGTGAATGGCGTCAGCGGCATTTCCTCCGGTTTTGCGACGGAAATTCCGACCCATAATTTAAGGGAAGTTATCGATGCTTGCCTGGCTGTTATGGAGAAGCCATCGATTGGACTGGAAGAAATCATGATGTTCCTGAAAGGACCGGATTTCCCGACAGGCGGATTGATTATGGGCGGCGAAGGCATTATGGACGCGTACCGCACGGGTCGGGGCCGCATTTATATCCGCTCCAAAACCGATATCGAAAACATGCGCGGCGGCAAACAGCAGATCGTTATTACGGAAATTCCGTATCAAGTGGTCAAATCGCGTCTCGTGACCTCGATGGAGAACATTCGGCTTGAGAAAAAAGTCGAAGGCATCGCCGAGGTCCGGGACGAAAGCGGGCGTGAAGGTTTGCGCATCGTCGTCGAGTTGAAGAAGGATGCCGATGCACAGGGCATACTGGCCTATTTGCTGAAAAAGACGGATCTTCAGGTGACGTACAATTTCAACATGGTTGCCATCGTCAACAAGGCGCCGCAGCAGCTCGGGCTAAAAGCGATGCTGGAAGCTTACATCGCGCATCAGCGGGAAGTGGTCACGTACCGCACCCGGTTTGAACTGGAGAAGGCCGAAGATCGCGCACATGTACTGGAAGGGCTCGTCAAAGCGCTTAACATTTTGGACGAGGTCATTGCGGCCATTAAAGCGTCCAAAAACCGCCAAGACGCGCAAAACAACCTCATGTGGATGTTTGGTTTTACGGAACGGCAGGCCGACTCGATTCTCACCCTGCAGCTCTATCGCCTGACCAACCTGGAGATCACCTCACTGGAGAAGGAGCTCGCCGATCTGATGAAAAAAATCGCGCAGCTTCGTGGCATTCTGGAGAGTGACCGCAAGCTGATCGGCGTCATTCGCAAGGAGCTGCTGGAGATTCGCGAGAAATACGGCATCGACCGCCGCTCCGCCATTCAGGGCGAAGTCGAAGAACTCAAGGTAAACCTTGAAGTTCTGGTGAATGCCGAGGATGTATTTGTGTCATTGTCCAAAGAAGGGTACATCAAACGCACGGGAATGCAATCTTTCACTCGCTCTGGCGGGGAACGCAGCGGAAGCGGCGTGAAGGAGGGCGATTATATCGCCCAACTGCTTGAAGTGAATACGCTGGACAATTTGCTTGTGTTTACGCAAAAAGGCCAATACTTCCTCCTGCCTGTGCACCAGGTTCCCGAATTCAAGTGGAAGGACCCGGGTACGGCGATCGTGAACGTGATTCCCCTTGGGAAAGATGATCGAATCACCAACGTGCTGCAGATCAAATCGTTTGATGAGCCGAATCACAGCCTTGTATTTGTCACGCGCAAGGGACAGGTGAAACGTACCGAACTGAAAGAGTACGTGACGAAACGTTCCGGAGCCGTAGCTGCTTGCAAAGTGGGCAAAGACGATGAAGTTCTCTCGGTGCATCTGAGCACGGGAGATAAGGACATCTTGTTGATTACCAAGGAAGCGATGGCTATTCGTTTCCGCGAGGACGAAGTGAACGCCATGGGACGGGTGTCCGGCGGGGTAAGAGGCATTCAGCTCAAGGATACGGATGAAGTGGTTACCGCTCTTTGGGTGGAAGGAGAGGAAGGCGAAATCGCGGTATTGTCCGATCTGGGATACGGCAAACGCTCCTTGCTTCTCGATTACGCTCTTCAGAGCCGTGGCGGCAAAGGCGTGGCTACCTTTGAATTCAAGGAAGGCAAGCGGGTCAAACCGAACGGCAGCCGCATCGCCGGGGCTTTCTACTGCCGTGAAGAACGCAAAGTGAACGTAATGACCAAAGAGGGCCAGGTATTCACGCTGTCCTCCGAGAGCATGCCGATCCAAGAGCGGAAGCATATCGGCAAACTGCTCGTACATGTAGACAAAAAGGATGAGGTCGTGGAGCTTCTGAAGGACTTGGATGAAACCAATTCGCATGACGTTTCGTCTTGA